In Myxococcus stipitatus, the following are encoded in one genomic region:
- a CDS encoding glycosyltransferase family 2 protein, with the protein MKLGGYVLHRDNRDTLEPCLRALLSLCDEVVALDSGSTDGSAELARSMGARSVPHAWRGYGAARVAAVEALSPCDYVFFLDSDESLEPEALDTLRAWKESSPTAAVYRLPRRDWAEVEGHRFLFRTQWRARLVRREKAVWHARHIVHEALPKMQGGRVHAPIDHRFATSVARRSAKEERYALLWALRAHAEQRRLKPVAIQRMASWVRDCVLSGALLRGGSDASRLAWAVAGYHSAKYAYLRELRQGRYPELARSYAEGHYDEVFTRVREGKLG; encoded by the coding sequence ATGAAGTTGGGGGGCTACGTCCTTCACCGCGACAACCGGGACACGCTGGAGCCGTGCCTGCGCGCGCTGTTGTCGTTGTGCGATGAGGTGGTGGCGCTGGACTCGGGCTCCACGGATGGTTCGGCGGAGCTGGCGCGCTCGATGGGGGCGCGCTCGGTGCCCCATGCGTGGCGCGGCTATGGCGCGGCGCGCGTGGCGGCGGTGGAGGCGCTGTCGCCGTGTGACTACGTCTTCTTCCTCGACTCGGACGAGTCGCTGGAGCCCGAGGCCCTCGACACGCTGCGCGCCTGGAAGGAGTCCTCTCCCACGGCCGCCGTGTACCGGCTGCCCCGGCGCGACTGGGCGGAGGTGGAGGGGCACCGGTTCCTCTTCCGCACCCAGTGGCGCGCGCGGCTGGTGCGGCGGGAGAAGGCGGTGTGGCACGCGCGGCACATCGTCCACGAGGCCCTGCCCAAGATGCAGGGCGGCCGGGTGCATGCGCCCATCGACCATCGCTTCGCCACGTCGGTGGCGCGCAGGAGCGCGAAGGAGGAGCGGTACGCGCTCCTCTGGGCCCTGCGAGCCCATGCCGAACAGCGGCGGCTGAAGCCCGTGGCCATCCAGCGCATGGCCTCGTGGGTGCGCGACTGCGTGCTGAGCGGCGCGCTGCTCCGAGGAGGCTCGGATGCCTCGAGGCTGGCGTGGGCCGTGGCGGGCTACCACTCCGCGAAGTACGCGTACCTCCGCGAGCTGCGCCAGGGCCGCTATCCAGAGCTGGCGCGCTCCTACGCGGAGGGACACTACGACGAGGTCTTCACCCGCGTGCGCGAGGGGAAGCTGGGCTGA
- a CDS encoding host attachment protein: MADAKLWILVGNASRARLFATDAKAEQDWSLVEEFHHDESRAKSEFLRDQPDNPNAGTLHGPPGENETQGRRELEHERFARELSGVLDRGHDRQAFDKLVIAAPPEFLGRLRKALSTRVRQRVLLDVGSDYSTVPARDLPERVPLL; encoded by the coding sequence ATGGCGGACGCAAAGCTCTGGATTCTCGTGGGGAACGCAAGCCGGGCGAGGCTCTTCGCGACGGACGCGAAGGCGGAGCAGGACTGGAGTCTGGTCGAGGAGTTCCACCACGACGAGAGCCGCGCCAAGAGCGAGTTCCTGCGCGACCAGCCAGACAATCCGAACGCCGGCACCCTTCATGGCCCACCCGGGGAGAACGAGACCCAGGGCCGCCGCGAGCTGGAGCATGAGCGCTTCGCCCGGGAGCTGTCCGGGGTCCTGGACCGGGGGCACGACCGCCAGGCCTTCGACAAGCTCGTCATCGCCGCCCCCCCGGAGTTCCTCGGCCGGCTCAGGAAGGCCCTGAGCACGCGGGTGCGACAGCGGGTGCTGCTGGATGTGGGCTCGGACTACTCCACCGTCCCGGCCCGGGACCTGCCCGAACGGGTCCCCCTCCTGTAG
- a CDS encoding serine/threonine-protein kinase — MGQNDHFSRNPLSTSGGSVSGELQVGGELREGALLGSYQLETLLGEGSMGRVFQARHARLGRQVALKVLKPEHARDGGFVQRFFQEARTVNQINHEHIVEIFDFVDEGEGGHVYCVMELLRGRGLGELLKQEPLTLARIQRIAAQVCAALGAAHHVGVVHRDIKPDNLFLTQRSGQSDFVKVLDFGVAKHMAAEGAHTGTLDGTIVGTPAYMSPEQAAGLPVDARSDIYAVGNILYEMLTGHPPFQVEAFGQLVVHIITQPPPPLPSHLPSGEPMPPALAALVMRCLAKEPEGRPQSLAEVMTGLLLVPSPAPAALEPSERPTKKMSSVAGLVERRRVTRASVGGAAALLLGALVWVGARAMNAPAPESESISVVAPGRLAEAVVEAAPAAQAAPSLPAVTLTVRSFPEGAKVVRADTGEELGVTPLVRELPRREVPLDLRVELTGYVPLKRSVSLSEHTELDLPLVKSLTAPKPKEAEKKASRSESASRKAASRKAVVRSASAEPAAR; from the coding sequence ATGGGACAGAATGACCACTTCTCGCGCAACCCGTTGTCCACATCGGGGGGCTCCGTGAGCGGAGAGCTCCAGGTGGGAGGGGAGTTGCGGGAAGGAGCTCTGCTGGGCAGCTACCAGCTGGAGACGCTGCTGGGCGAAGGCTCCATGGGGCGCGTCTTCCAGGCGCGTCATGCGCGGCTGGGCCGCCAGGTGGCCTTGAAGGTGCTCAAGCCCGAGCACGCCCGCGACGGTGGTTTCGTGCAGCGCTTCTTCCAGGAAGCCCGCACGGTGAATCAAATCAACCACGAGCACATCGTGGAGATTTTCGACTTCGTCGACGAGGGCGAGGGCGGCCACGTCTACTGCGTCATGGAGCTTTTGCGGGGGCGGGGGCTGGGGGAGCTGCTCAAGCAGGAGCCGCTGACGCTCGCGCGCATCCAGCGCATCGCGGCGCAGGTGTGCGCGGCGCTGGGCGCGGCTCACCACGTTGGAGTGGTGCACCGGGACATCAAGCCGGACAACCTCTTCCTCACCCAGCGCTCGGGCCAGTCGGACTTCGTGAAGGTGTTGGACTTCGGCGTCGCCAAGCACATGGCCGCCGAGGGCGCGCACACCGGCACGTTGGATGGCACCATCGTCGGAACGCCGGCGTACATGTCCCCGGAGCAGGCGGCGGGGCTGCCGGTGGATGCGCGCTCGGACATCTACGCGGTGGGCAACATCCTGTACGAGATGCTCACCGGGCATCCGCCGTTCCAGGTGGAGGCCTTCGGTCAGCTGGTGGTGCACATCATCACCCAGCCGCCGCCACCGCTCCCCTCGCATCTGCCGTCTGGCGAGCCCATGCCGCCCGCGCTCGCGGCGCTGGTGATGCGGTGTCTGGCCAAGGAGCCGGAGGGCCGTCCGCAGTCGCTCGCGGAGGTGATGACGGGGCTGCTGCTGGTGCCCTCGCCGGCGCCCGCGGCGCTGGAGCCGTCGGAGCGGCCGACGAAGAAGATGTCTTCGGTGGCGGGGCTCGTGGAGCGGCGTCGCGTGACGCGGGCCTCCGTGGGCGGCGCCGCGGCGCTGCTGCTGGGCGCGCTGGTGTGGGTGGGCGCTCGCGCCATGAACGCCCCTGCTCCGGAGTCCGAGTCCATCTCGGTGGTGGCGCCGGGGCGGCTCGCGGAGGCCGTGGTGGAGGCGGCTCCCGCCGCGCAAGCCGCTCCCTCGCTGCCGGCCGTCACGCTGACGGTGCGCTCCTTCCCCGAGGGCGCGAAGGTGGTTCGCGCGGACACGGGCGAGGAGCTGGGCGTCACCCCGCTGGTGCGTGAGTTGCCGCGCCGCGAAGTCCCGCTGGACCTGCGCGTGGAGCTGACGGGTTACGTCCCGTTGAAGCGCTCGGTGAGCCTGAGCGAGCACACGGAGTTGGATTTGCCGCTGGTCAAGTCGCTCACCGCGCCGAAGCCGAAGGAGGCCGAGAAGAAGGCGTCCCGGAGCGAGAGCGCGTCGCGCAAGGCCGCGTCACGCAAGGCCGTGGTGCGCTCGGCGAGCGCGGAGCCCGCGGCGCGCTGA
- a CDS encoding adenylate/guanylate cyclase domain-containing protein: MVVEAPELGKLAAILFTGIEAVVRQSWRDEALQQVVREEHALLVRELLPRHGGREVKRLDDGFLLEFEGGPSAVDFGLELQRALEARNGAVAADRRVVMRVGVHVGMVVHRDGDVFGEGVNLAARIEALARPGTLYVSESVARQVEGLLSSPPVRLGRGEMKNIRLPVAVYRIDPPDSSHRRPWLSRMRSLLSRGSTAN, translated from the coding sequence ATGGTGGTGGAGGCACCCGAGCTGGGAAAACTGGCGGCCATCCTGTTCACGGGCATCGAGGCCGTGGTCCGTCAGTCCTGGCGTGATGAAGCGCTCCAACAAGTGGTGCGCGAAGAGCATGCGTTGCTCGTCCGTGAGCTGCTACCGCGTCACGGAGGCCGCGAGGTGAAGCGGCTCGATGACGGCTTCCTGCTCGAGTTCGAGGGCGGACCGTCCGCGGTGGATTTCGGGCTGGAGTTGCAGCGCGCGCTCGAGGCGCGCAACGGCGCGGTGGCCGCCGACCGCCGCGTGGTGATGCGCGTGGGGGTCCACGTGGGCATGGTGGTGCATCGCGATGGCGACGTGTTCGGCGAGGGCGTCAACCTGGCCGCCCGAATCGAAGCGCTCGCGCGTCCCGGCACCCTCTACGTCAGCGAGTCCGTGGCCCGCCAGGTCGAAGGTCTCCTCTCGTCTCCTCCCGTGCGCCTGGGCCGGGGCGAGATGAAGAACATCCGTCTCCCCGTCGCCGTCTATCGCATCGACCCGCCCGACAGCAGTCACCGCAGGCCGTGGTTGTCACGAATGCGTTCACTGTTGAGCCGCGGCTCCACGGCGAACTGA
- a CDS encoding serine/threonine-protein kinase: MTAHTLTSPVSRFLDGHLRRDAQARERSVARFMAGLSGASVLVAAALGPSLGWGLTQALMGLAAALSVYYFVLWRVLRAGVFHPVIPWFNVAIEVSIPAVVLAVDLRFQGPIYALTAPTLVIWPTLITLATLRSNPKLALAAGVLVAAEYLGIYYFSVLPLLPETALITLTPRFIATRAFFFVAAGIFTATLARHFVKLTRGALSALREQEVMGKYVLHERVGAGGMAEVYRATYCPEGGFQKQVALKRILPSVADDDEFVTLFRREAELCSSLNHPNIIQVFDLGRHGGTYFLAMEFVDGMPLSALMRGVGRRPLPVAAVAFLGAELASALDYLHRRTGSDGQPLRLVHRDLNPPNILVSRFGDVKLSDFGIARDAARSQLTAAGNVRGKLGYMAPEQAAGRPFDGRADLFALGLTMHEALTGRRALQGSTQEDILRATLDQELAPPSRYNPEVPAALDAVVMQLLEKRPEHRTASGAELRQRLLALEGEAAPYPRGQALLAGALREAQERTQQGQEQESKGQPAAREASAGRSA; this comes from the coding sequence ATGACGGCCCACACCCTGACGAGCCCTGTTTCCCGCTTCCTGGATGGACACCTGCGGCGTGACGCGCAGGCCCGAGAGCGGTCCGTGGCGCGGTTCATGGCGGGCCTGTCGGGGGCCTCGGTGCTGGTGGCGGCGGCGTTGGGGCCGTCGCTCGGGTGGGGATTGACACAGGCGCTCATGGGGTTGGCCGCGGCGCTGTCGGTCTATTACTTCGTGTTGTGGCGGGTGCTGCGGGCGGGGGTGTTCCACCCGGTCATCCCCTGGTTCAACGTGGCCATCGAGGTCAGCATCCCCGCGGTGGTGCTCGCGGTGGACCTGCGCTTCCAGGGGCCCATCTATGCGCTGACGGCGCCCACGCTGGTCATCTGGCCCACGCTGATCACCCTGGCGACGCTGCGCAGCAACCCCAAGCTGGCGCTGGCCGCGGGAGTCCTGGTCGCGGCCGAGTACCTGGGCATCTACTACTTCTCGGTGTTGCCGCTGTTGCCGGAGACGGCGCTCATCACGCTGACGCCGCGCTTCATCGCCACGCGGGCATTCTTCTTCGTGGCGGCGGGCATCTTCACGGCCACGCTGGCGCGGCACTTCGTGAAGCTCACGCGAGGCGCGCTGTCCGCGCTGCGCGAGCAGGAGGTGATGGGCAAGTACGTGTTGCACGAGCGCGTGGGCGCCGGAGGCATGGCGGAGGTGTACCGGGCCACGTACTGCCCGGAGGGGGGCTTCCAGAAGCAGGTGGCCCTCAAGCGCATCCTCCCGTCGGTCGCGGATGACGACGAGTTCGTGACGTTGTTCCGTCGCGAGGCGGAGCTGTGCTCATCGCTCAACCACCCCAACATCATCCAGGTGTTCGACCTGGGGCGGCATGGGGGGACGTACTTCCTGGCGATGGAGTTCGTGGATGGGATGCCACTGAGTGCGTTGATGCGCGGGGTGGGGCGCAGGCCGTTGCCGGTGGCGGCCGTCGCGTTCCTGGGGGCGGAGCTGGCGTCGGCGCTGGACTACCTGCACCGGCGCACGGGCTCGGATGGTCAGCCGTTGCGGCTGGTGCACCGCGACTTGAATCCGCCCAACATCCTGGTGTCGCGCTTCGGGGACGTGAAGTTGTCGGACTTCGGCATCGCGCGGGACGCGGCGCGCTCGCAGCTCACGGCCGCGGGGAACGTGCGCGGCAAGCTGGGGTACATGGCGCCGGAGCAGGCGGCGGGCCGGCCATTCGATGGGCGCGCGGACCTCTTCGCGTTGGGGCTCACGATGCATGAGGCGCTCACGGGGCGCCGGGCGCTCCAGGGCTCCACGCAGGAGGACATCCTGCGCGCGACGCTGGACCAGGAGCTGGCGCCGCCCTCGCGCTACAACCCCGAGGTGCCCGCGGCGCTGGACGCGGTGGTGATGCAGCTCCTGGAGAAGAGGCCGGAGCACCGCACCGCGAGCGGCGCGGAGTTGAGGCAGCGGCTGCTCGCGTTGGAGGGGGAGGCGGCGCCGTATCCTCGGGGACAGGCCTTGCTCGCGGGCGCATTGCGCGAGGCGCAGGAGCGGACCCAGCAGGGGCAGGAGCAGGAGTCGAAGGGACAGCCGGCCGCTCGCGAAGCGTCCGCGGGGCGCTCCGCCTGA
- a CDS encoding serine/threonine-protein kinase, producing the protein MSSSTTKDIPLGTVLRDTYEISGVLGRGGMGTVFLARHLRLPGRQVAIKVLRHDASLGKEVYLRFRREAEIASRLGHPNIVEVIDFDALEDGSPFLVMEHLRGVPLSRRLRKGAPLTLAEVYSIARQMGSALQAAHGAGVVHRDLKPGNVFLVPMEVAGMPVEHVKLLDFGISKIIDSKTVQTQDAILLGTPQYMAPEQATGKNKDVDPRTDIFSFGCMVYEMLARKLPFKDEGILPELIYRIVYDPPEPLAVLAPETPAHVVRAIEKALAKRPEDRFADVSAFIAALTGTPLRTVTPPPDAPRLAPAQPAAQGPTATVQPRPIASPPSRPPTVPAAPRRPAEPGQRATRDESGHATDGQPRERAAAVHVAHATDGQPRERAVAVYAVDAAQRPMRGDAAQGQRAPGEHRHAPDAPHVSAHGHVSRAPESSSAGLVGKSVRVSPPKAMPVSLAPPVPDDAMPVLSPRPPAHASMAHPDAAVAASPVLARPPEVSPHAAANPHAPEELEPPEPETIRSPSHGVASLGSRQRWVRVAVVVAVLAALSAGLWLLRPVFSSSRPSPTAPAEGSTSSAAPVSRLNA; encoded by the coding sequence ATGAGTTCCTCGACAACGAAAGACATCCCCCTCGGAACGGTGCTGAGGGACACGTACGAGATTTCAGGCGTGCTCGGCCGGGGTGGCATGGGCACGGTCTTCCTGGCGCGTCATCTGCGGCTGCCGGGCCGGCAGGTGGCCATCAAGGTCCTGAGGCACGACGCGTCGTTGGGGAAGGAGGTCTACCTGCGCTTCCGCCGGGAGGCGGAGATTGCGTCCAGGTTGGGCCATCCGAACATCGTGGAGGTCATCGACTTCGATGCGCTGGAGGACGGCTCTCCGTTCCTGGTGATGGAGCACCTGCGCGGGGTGCCGTTGTCGCGGCGGCTGCGCAAGGGCGCGCCGCTGACGTTGGCGGAGGTGTATTCGATTGCGCGGCAGATGGGCTCCGCGCTCCAGGCGGCGCACGGGGCGGGCGTGGTGCACCGGGACTTGAAGCCCGGCAACGTGTTCCTGGTGCCCATGGAAGTGGCGGGGATGCCGGTGGAGCACGTGAAGCTGCTCGACTTCGGCATCTCGAAAATCATCGACTCGAAGACGGTGCAGACGCAGGACGCCATCCTGCTGGGCACGCCGCAGTACATGGCCCCGGAGCAGGCGACGGGGAAGAACAAGGACGTGGACCCGCGCACGGACATCTTCTCGTTCGGGTGCATGGTCTACGAGATGCTGGCGCGCAAGCTGCCCTTCAAGGACGAGGGCATCCTGCCGGAGCTCATCTACCGCATCGTCTATGATCCACCGGAGCCCTTGGCGGTGCTGGCTCCGGAGACGCCGGCGCACGTGGTGCGGGCCATCGAGAAGGCGCTGGCGAAGCGGCCAGAGGACCGGTTCGCGGATGTCAGCGCGTTCATCGCGGCGCTGACGGGGACTCCGCTGCGGACGGTGACGCCGCCTCCGGACGCCCCCAGGCTCGCGCCCGCACAGCCCGCGGCGCAGGGCCCCACGGCGACGGTGCAGCCTCGGCCCATCGCGTCTCCGCCGTCGCGGCCTCCCACCGTGCCCGCGGCGCCCCGTCGGCCCGCCGAGCCTGGGCAGCGGGCGACTCGCGACGAGTCGGGGCACGCGACGGATGGGCAGCCTCGCGAGCGCGCTGCTGCTGTTCACGTGGCTCACGCGACGGATGGACAGCCTCGCGAGCGCGCCGTGGCCGTGTACGCCGTGGACGCGGCTCAGCGCCCCATGCGGGGCGATGCCGCGCAGGGACAGCGCGCACCGGGTGAGCATCGGCATGCTCCAGATGCACCGCATGTCTCGGCTCACGGCCATGTTTCGCGAGCGCCGGAGTCCTCGTCGGCGGGGCTCGTCGGGAAATCGGTCCGGGTCTCTCCCCCCAAGGCCATGCCTGTCTCGCTCGCGCCGCCGGTGCCGGACGACGCGATGCCGGTCTTGTCCCCCCGTCCTCCCGCGCATGCATCCATGGCTCATCCCGATGCGGCGGTCGCCGCGTCACCGGTCCTCGCCCGTCCTCCCGAGGTGAGCCCGCACGCCGCCGCGAATCCTCACGCTCCCGAGGAGCTCGAGCCCCCCGAACCGGAGACGATTCGCTCGCCCTCGCATGGGGTGGCTTCGCTCGGCTCGCGTCAGCGCTGGGTGCGCGTCGCGGTGGTGGTGGCGGTGCTCGCGGCCTTGAGTGCGGGGCTCTGGCTGCTTCGTCCCGTCTTCTCATCCTCGCGGCCATCTCCCACGGCGCCGGCGGAGGGCTCCACGTCGAGCGCCGCGCCTGTCTCGCGGCTCAACGCCTGA
- a CDS encoding glutathione S-transferase family protein: MTQLTLVVASKNYSSWSLRPYMALAQTGQPFQEEVIYLDQPDTAERIARVSPSGRVPLLKHGDLVIWDSLAICEYLADTFPEARLWPESREARAVARAVTAEMHSGFEALRQHMGMNLRARKPGQGRTPKVIEALNRIQHLWNDCRARFGKGGPYLFGHFTIADAFYTPVATRFVTYDVSLDPVCDAYRDTLVSHPGFLKWAESARNEPPVAKYE; encoded by the coding sequence ATGACCCAGCTCACCCTTGTCGTCGCCTCGAAGAATTACTCCTCGTGGTCGCTCCGGCCGTACATGGCGCTCGCACAGACGGGGCAACCCTTCCAGGAGGAGGTCATCTACCTGGACCAGCCGGACACCGCCGAGCGCATCGCGCGTGTCTCCCCCAGCGGGCGCGTGCCGCTGCTCAAGCACGGTGACCTGGTCATCTGGGACTCGCTAGCCATCTGTGAGTACCTGGCGGACACCTTCCCGGAGGCCCGCCTGTGGCCCGAGTCGCGCGAGGCTCGCGCGGTGGCGCGCGCGGTGACGGCGGAGATGCACTCGGGCTTCGAGGCGCTGCGCCAGCACATGGGAATGAACCTGCGCGCGCGCAAGCCCGGCCAGGGCCGGACCCCCAAGGTCATCGAGGCGCTCAACCGCATCCAGCACCTCTGGAACGACTGCCGCGCCCGCTTCGGCAAGGGAGGCCCGTACCTCTTCGGCCACTTCACCATCGCGGACGCCTTCTACACGCCCGTGGCCACGCGCTTCGTCACCTACGACGTGTCGCTGGACCCCGTGTGTGACGCGTACCGGGACACGCTGGTCTCCCACCCTGGCTTCCTCAAGTGGGCCGAGTCCGCGCGCAATGAGCCCCCTGTTGCGAAGTACGAGTAG
- a CDS encoding alpha/beta hydrolase codes for MRRLSAVLLWACLLSGCEGFDGPRYVRPPPFTQTYPDAGSVPDAGPVSWACQRGTVVHGAPISLWADLQLAMSRATSSEARAEALDRFVAEVEAKGGTPLVSDASAGQQRVVFFVRGASGRDTFVAGEFNAWSSSATPLTQVRDTDLFLAEVVIPRTGPQPYKLVKGDTFFEDPGARHVVWDRLNRNGVGQFNALVYPGAQDATKGRLTAWYDVRATVLGDARDVFIYTPARYDGPECPALPVMYVHDGNESITRESFVDVADAHYQARPEDAAVLVFVALPSQDVRLAQYTFAPARAPGWPTPRGDEYLAFVKDDLMPKVEAGFRVKTGAADTGISGASLGGLISVYAGFQFPETFGFVGTQSGTMFWPHDGEVDRDDGNAMVVRAGQEPVVPVRFYVDHGSPESGCTRDGEQDADDCQSNLQFVGALLARGYSVAHVNEVRGQHDWGFWKKRLPKMLCAFRNTDLKVCGL; via the coding sequence ATGCGCCGTCTGTCCGCCGTTCTGCTGTGGGCATGCCTGCTGTCCGGCTGTGAGGGGTTCGATGGGCCGCGGTACGTGCGGCCTCCGCCGTTCACCCAGACGTATCCGGATGCGGGGAGTGTTCCGGACGCCGGGCCGGTGAGCTGGGCGTGTCAGCGCGGCACGGTGGTGCATGGCGCGCCCATCTCGTTGTGGGCGGACCTGCAGCTCGCGATGAGCCGGGCCACGTCGTCGGAGGCGCGCGCGGAGGCCCTGGACCGCTTCGTCGCGGAGGTGGAGGCGAAGGGCGGCACGCCGCTGGTGAGTGATGCGAGCGCGGGCCAGCAGCGGGTGGTCTTCTTCGTCCGAGGGGCTTCCGGGCGGGATACGTTCGTGGCGGGGGAGTTCAACGCCTGGTCGTCGAGCGCGACGCCGCTGACGCAGGTTCGGGACACGGACCTGTTCCTGGCGGAGGTGGTGATTCCGCGCACGGGGCCGCAGCCGTACAAGCTGGTGAAGGGGGACACGTTCTTCGAGGACCCCGGGGCGCGGCACGTGGTGTGGGACCGGCTCAACCGCAACGGCGTGGGGCAGTTCAACGCGCTCGTCTATCCCGGGGCGCAGGACGCGACGAAGGGGCGGCTCACGGCCTGGTACGACGTGCGTGCGACGGTGTTGGGGGATGCGCGGGATGTGTTCATCTACACGCCGGCGCGTTACGACGGACCGGAGTGCCCGGCGTTGCCGGTGATGTACGTGCATGATGGCAACGAGAGCATCACGCGGGAGTCCTTCGTGGACGTGGCGGATGCGCACTACCAGGCGCGGCCGGAGGACGCGGCGGTGTTGGTGTTCGTGGCGTTGCCGAGCCAGGACGTGCGGCTGGCGCAGTACACGTTTGCTCCGGCGCGAGCGCCGGGGTGGCCCACTCCGCGCGGGGATGAGTATCTGGCGTTCGTGAAGGACGACTTGATGCCGAAGGTGGAGGCGGGCTTCCGAGTGAAGACAGGGGCCGCGGACACGGGCATCAGCGGGGCGTCACTGGGTGGGCTCATCTCGGTGTACGCGGGGTTCCAGTTTCCGGAGACGTTCGGCTTCGTGGGGACGCAATCCGGGACGATGTTCTGGCCGCATGATGGGGAAGTGGACCGGGACGACGGCAACGCGATGGTGGTGCGCGCGGGGCAGGAGCCCGTGGTGCCGGTGCGCTTCTACGTGGACCATGGCTCGCCTGAGTCCGGGTGTACGCGGGACGGCGAGCAGGACGCGGACGACTGTCAGTCCAACCTCCAGTTCGTGGGGGCGCTGCTCGCACGCGGCTACTCGGTGGCCCACGTGAATGAAGTGCGTGGGCAACACGACTGGGGCTTCTGGAAGAAGCGGTTGCCGAAGATGCTCTGCGCGTTCCGCAACACGGACCTGAAGGTGTGCGGGCTCTGA
- a CDS encoding HAD family phosphatase: MAEVKAVLLDLGNVLVFHDNVLLFSRLGACAGMHPHEVSQRLMGAGWTAANRGLLDAEGIRQSVCTALGMKLPMAEFAPLWSSHFTPHDAVLPRVESLVGKVKLVLVSNTNALHAAYLRPRLPLLKHFTSLVMSCEVGSVKPEPDIYRIALERAGCEPGEAAFFDDLPEFVEAANAMGMRGHVFTTAAAFDEQLGALGL, from the coding sequence ATGGCGGAGGTGAAGGCGGTCCTGCTGGACCTGGGCAATGTCCTCGTCTTCCACGACAACGTGCTGCTGTTCTCCCGGCTGGGCGCCTGCGCGGGGATGCACCCCCACGAGGTGTCCCAGCGGCTGATGGGCGCGGGGTGGACGGCGGCGAACCGCGGCCTGCTGGACGCGGAGGGCATCCGCCAGAGCGTGTGCACGGCGCTGGGGATGAAGCTGCCCATGGCGGAGTTCGCGCCGCTGTGGAGCAGCCACTTCACGCCGCACGACGCGGTGCTGCCTCGAGTGGAGTCGCTGGTGGGGAAGGTGAAGCTGGTGCTGGTGTCCAACACCAACGCGCTTCACGCGGCCTACCTGCGCCCGCGCCTGCCGCTGCTCAAGCACTTCACCTCGCTGGTGATGAGCTGCGAGGTGGGGAGCGTGAAGCCGGAGCCGGACATCTACCGCATCGCGCTGGAGCGCGCCGGGTGTGAGCCGGGCGAGGCGGCCTTCTTCGATGACCTGCCGGAGTTCGTGGAGGCGGCCAACGCGATGGGCATGCGTGGCCACGTCTTCACCACCGCGGCCGCGTTCGATGAGCAACTGGGAGCCTTGGGACTATGA
- a CDS encoding FHA domain-containing protein, translated as MARALLLSLLVRQHMALKEKFRAKYPHPWLVWEAGAWNVPETTEGNVGATRLPLSDLRDCLPAGDAMCFELVALAERGPMRLGRASHNALVVNDATVSREQLILTPRPHHGWHVARVADSRPVSMNGHELAEEGALLHPGAKLEVGDVRLTFHDADGFDERISRIAAQVLAQTVSR; from the coding sequence ATGGCTCGCGCACTGCTGCTCTCGCTGCTCGTGAGGCAGCACATGGCACTGAAGGAAAAGTTTCGCGCCAAGTACCCGCACCCCTGGCTGGTGTGGGAGGCCGGCGCATGGAACGTCCCCGAGACGACAGAGGGGAACGTCGGCGCCACTCGCCTGCCCTTGTCGGACCTGCGCGACTGTCTGCCCGCCGGTGACGCCATGTGCTTCGAACTGGTGGCCCTGGCCGAACGAGGCCCCATGCGACTGGGCCGCGCCTCGCACAACGCCCTGGTCGTCAACGACGCCACCGTGTCGCGCGAGCAGCTCATCCTCACGCCTCGCCCCCACCACGGCTGGCACGTCGCACGCGTGGCGGACTCGAGGCCCGTGAGCATGAACGGACACGAGCTCGCCGAGGAGGGCGCGCTGCTCCACCCCGGCGCGAAGCTGGAGGTGGGCGACGTGCGCCTCACCTTCCACGACGCGGACGGCTTCGACGAGCGCATCTCCCGCATCGCCGCGCAGGTCCTCGCGCAGACCGTCTCGCGCTGA